A segment of the Brevibacterium zhoupengii genome:
CCGTCGTGGTCTTCGGACAGTCGAGAGTGGTCTTCGCAGTGACTCCGGCCTCCAGCAGGGCCAGGCCGGAGGCGACCTTGAATACCGATCCGGGTGCGTACTGGCCGGTCAGCGCCCGGTCCCAGGCAGCACCCTCGGGGTCCTGGTTGGCCACCGCGAGGATGTGACCGTCGCTGGGCCGGATCGCCACCAGCGCTGTCGGCTTTTTGCCTGTTGCGGCCGCCTTGTCTGCCGCTTCCTGCACGTCGACGTTGAGTGTCGTGGTGATGTTCTCACCGTCATGGTCGGGGAATTCGTGGACGAGGACGGGATCGGCGGACTTGCCGTCGTCGCCTGCCTCCGCGTCCTTGGCATCACCGCCCTCCGCAGCCTCGGCGTCGCTGATGTAGATCGCTTCGCTGCCTGGTCCGCTCAACTGCTTATCGTAGGCTTTCTGCAGTCCGCTCTTTCCGACAACGGATTCGCCGGTGAGCTTTCCGTCAGAGGCTTCGACCTCCTCGGCGCTGGCGGCTCCGGCCGTTCCCAGAGTCGGACCGGCGAAGCCCTTCTTCCGGCTCAGCGGCTGAGTGTGTCTGTTGAAGACGGTGCCGGGCAGGGAGTGGATCGAGTCCCTGACCAATTTGTAGTCACTCTCACGCAGGGTGATGACGGGAACGAGCTGATCGGGCTCCGCCTTGTCGACACGTTCCTTCAACGATGTGAGATCGATATCGAGTTCATCCTTGAGAGTGCTCAGGGTGTCATCGCCATCCCCTGCTTTCTCGAGCTTGGCCGGGTGGATGCCGATGTCGACGACGGGACCTTCGGCCATCAGCTCTTCGTCGTCTTCGCCGAGGATCGCACCTCTTTGCCCTGGGGTGGTCTGCGAGACGAGGACTCGACCGTCTTCGAGTTCCGGATGCAGCACGGTGGGAGTCAGCTCGGCCGACCAGAGCAGGCCCTTCTTGTGCAGGGGAAGCTCAGAGCTGTATTCCCAGGGTTCACCTTCCTGGTTCGTCCAGGTCCACGTCAGTGTCGCGACGACGTCATCACCGTGCTTCTTCGTGCCCTTAAGCTCCACCGAGCGATTCTTCATGCTCTGGTCGAGAGTCCCCAGAATCAGATCGTGCAGCTTCGTCGCCGTCGTCTGATCCGACCAGACATCGGATTCGATGCTTCCGTTGTTCAGGTCCGCAGCGGCGTCTTCTGCAGCTGTCTCTGCCCTCAGCGGCAGTGTGAAGAAAGCGAAGACACCGGCTGCGGCCAGCAGCACGACGACGAGGGTGATGGCCAACCACATTGTGGACTTCTTTGTCATAGGTCAATCATCGATGGGCTCGGCCGGGAAGTCCACTTGCTGCCTGCACTGGGCGGTTGGGCGGCCCGTTGAGTCCGGTGGGATGGGGCCCGGCACCGGTGGTGCCTGACCGGCCCTGCCGGGCTGGGTGGGGATGGAGCCCGGGTATCGAGGGGTGGTTCAGTCGTCGTCGGCGACGACGGTGTATTCGAGAACGGGCCTGCCTGCGGCCCCATATCGAGGTCGGCGGTTGAGCATGCCCGCGTCGGCCATGGCCTCTAAGTACCGGCGTGCGGTCACTCGGGAGACACCGAGACCTTCAGCGACCTCGGCGGCGGACTGACCGGGCTTGTCGCCGAGGACTGACTTCACTTCGGTCTGCACGGCGTTCGGGACGCCCTTCGCTGTCGCGGTCACGGTGTGGGTGCGCAGTGCGGCGATCGCGGTGTCGACGTCGGTCTGGGTGACCTCGCCTTCGGTGCTGTCCCCGCCGAGGCTGTTGCGGAAGGAGGAATATGCCTCAAGTTTGGATTTGAAGACCGGGAAGGTGAACGGTTTGATGATGTATTGGGCAACACCGTAGGACAGTGCCTCCTGGACGATCTGCATGTCCCGGGCCGCGGTGACGGCGATGATGTCGACGTCGACGCGGTGGCCGCGGATGGCCCGGCAGACCTGCAGTCCGTGGCCGTCGGGGAGATTCATGTCCAGGAGGACGAGGTTGATGCAGTCCGCGTTGAGACCGTAGATCTTTCCGGTCAGAGCAGCCATCGCCTGAGTGGCATTCTTCGCCACACCGGCGAGGTGATAGCCGTCGATGCGCTCGATGTACTTCGCGTGGGCCCGGGCGGCGACCGCCTCGTCCTCAACCACGAGCACACCGATGCTCGACTCAGGCGCAGTTGTATCTGACATGCCGCCAGTCTAACCAACGCCATTGCGGGTCTGCCGCTGTTCGTGTTACAGCCTGGGCACATGCGTGACACAGGATTGGAACGTTGTGGATCCTCAGGCGCATTCGAAGATTGCGGCGATGCCTGCAAGATCAGATCGCGAAAATCAGCGACAGCGCCGAACGTGATCGAGGTCGCCCCCGAGACGCGGCAAAGTAGAACGGAGTGGCTTTCCGAACGACGCAAGCTCGGGTGGCTAATGAAATGGTCGAACCCGAGATCCATTTCAGTTTCGAGATCGCCTGGGTGCCGACCATTCGCGCAAAGGATTCGCTCTGTCGGGGTATCTCAACCTCATCGGCGGCAGTCTCTAAGCGCTCCTCAATCGTACCGACAGCAGCTCCGAACTTTTCTTGTGCTGACACGGCAGTAATGAGATCGACGTCAGCCGTGGGCAGATGAATAAGCCTGTGCTCTCGAATGGATTCTGAGTCCGCAGGCGCGAATCCGCTGCTGGCCGCACTCTTGCAATGCGATACGAGCGATGTCGTGTTGCATCTCCTCAGGACTAGGTATGTACTACTCTCAGCTCGGGGAAACGCTCTTCCCAGAGGTTACGCACGCGAGAATCTAGGCTCAGCTGCGGCCACAGCCGGAGCAGAATTTCCTTGTTCATCAGCTGCGCCTGGATCGCGTCAGTCCCTTCTGCAAGCAGAGCTTGATAGGCTAGACGCGCACCACCGAGATCTGTCAGGTCAATGTCACCATCATCGAGCCACCGAACCCAGATTGGCAGACTAATTGTGCCCTTTGCTGGGCCGTGCAGGTCGTCGAGACTGGCGACGACCTCATACGGTTTGAGATCTCTGAAACGAACTCTCTCCATGGCTTGCCCCTTTCAAGCTGCTCGTGTTCGCTCTACTGTTTTGCCCTGAAACGATACAGCGAGCATTTCGGGACAGTTGATTGGTGGGACATGATTTTGGGACGGAGCCAGGCGGCGTAGCGCGGTCAGATTGGAACGGGCGACGATCGGCCCCATAACGACCGTTAACGGACCGGTCCTGTGTAGCGCGTCGACCTGCCGCCGGTGGCGGCTGCACCGGGAGGTGCGAACACTGCGCCCTCGACGCAATAAGATTCCCGCGCAACGGGGCCACTTGGTTCAAAGAGTACAGCGACGGGGGCGATGGTCCGTAGCTCAATACTGCAACCGAGCTACCGCTGGTGCTCAGTCCCTGTTGTCGGATCATCATCAGTTAAATCCGCGCGCCACGTCAGCCGCTCGTGCGCGAGGATTGCCCGCCATTCAGCCTCGTCTTCAGATTGGTGCACAACGTCTGAGCCAGAAGCCCTGAGATATCGAGAGTCGACAGCGCCGTGGTGTGCCATTTGTCCACTCTGCCATCAGTTCTTCGTTGCGCCTGGCTGTGCCTTCATCCTTCCACAGGTATTGCATTCAGGCTACAGGCAGTGAGGGCAAATGTTGCGGCTAGCCCGCAACTATCACGCCATCTTGATAGCACAAGCGCGCATCGGGTTCGGTTCCCTTCCAGCTGACAAGGGCGAGGAGACTTCCAAAGAAAGCCTTGACGAATACTCCT
Coding sequences within it:
- a CDS encoding transcriptional regulator, which translates into the protein MERVRFRDLKPYEVVASLDDLHGPAKGTISLPIWVRWLDDGDIDLTDLGGARLAYQALLAEGTDAIQAQLMNKEILLRLWPQLSLDSRVRNLWEERFPELRVVHT
- a CDS encoding response regulator produces the protein MSDTTAPESSIGVLVVEDEAVAARAHAKYIERIDGYHLAGVAKNATQAMAALTGKIYGLNADCINLVLLDMNLPDGHGLQVCRAIRGHRVDVDIIAVTAARDMQIVQEALSYGVAQYIIKPFTFPVFKSKLEAYSSFRNSLGGDSTEGEVTQTDVDTAIAALRTHTVTATAKGVPNAVQTEVKSVLGDKPGQSAAEVAEGLGVSRVTARRYLEAMADAGMLNRRPRYGAAGRPVLEYTVVADDD
- a CDS encoding penicillin-binding transpeptidase domain-containing protein, giving the protein MTKKSTMWLAITLVVVLLAAAGVFAFFTLPLRAETAAEDAAADLNNGSIESDVWSDQTTATKLHDLILGTLDQSMKNRSVELKGTKKHGDDVVATLTWTWTNQEGEPWEYSSELPLHKKGLLWSAELTPTVLHPELEDGRVLVSQTTPGQRGAILGEDDEELMAEGPVVDIGIHPAKLEKAGDGDDTLSTLKDELDIDLTSLKERVDKAEPDQLVPVITLRESDYKLVRDSIHSLPGTVFNRHTQPLSRKKGFAGPTLGTAGAASAEEVEASDGKLTGESVVGKSGLQKAYDKQLSGPGSEAIYISDAEAAEGGDAKDAEAGDDGKSADPVLVHEFPDHDGENITTTLNVDVQEAADKAAATGKKPTALVAIRPSDGHILAVANQDPEGAAWDRALTGQYAPGSVFKVASGLALLEAGVTAKTTLDCPKTTTVDGKSFKNAEDHVLGEVAFEDDFAESCNTAFVDAAQKVSGSEVTDAASSLGMDDVDLGLGAKMATVPSDDDAVTQAAQMIGQGKVVSSPLAVAVMAASVAEGDTVKPLLVTSDKSKNEDKGKDKSTIDADAVTTMQKLMRRAVTDGTASALQDVPGEPVHGKTGTAEYGDKTPPRTHSWFAGYQGDVAVAVLVEDGGFGAEAAVPVAKKFFESLN